A stretch of DNA from Salifodinibacter halophilus:
GCGCCGCGCCGGCAGCGAACCGGCCGGACTGGTGCGGGTGACCACCTCGGCCTCGTTCGGGCGCATGTACCTCTCGCCGCTGCTGCCCGAGTTCCAGCGCCGCTACCCGTTGGTGCGGCTGAGCGTGAACCTCAGCGACGAGAACC
This window harbors:
- a CDS encoding LysR family transcriptional regulator, coding for HRTTRQLHATAEGQALAERGRALIEELEGLTDDLRRAGSEPAGLVRVTTSASFGRMYLSPLLPEFQRRYPLVRLSVNLSDEN